The following nucleotide sequence is from Dunckerocampus dactyliophorus isolate RoL2022-P2 chromosome 7, RoL_Ddac_1.1, whole genome shotgun sequence.
CCTGGGAGGGCTGAGAGAACTCCAAGGTCTTCCTGAAGAACATAAGTCACCTGGATaatgaaagaacaaaaacagcactttAGCCATTCAGCTGACTCCAGGACATCAAATTAGCCAGAAATATGCTACAACACTAAGTACAATtagatatttaaataataaaataaataaaaccacaaTGTCAGGTTCTCTTGGGTGGGTCAGGAAAATTGACTAAAATgatcataaaataaaatccataaaacaataacaacaggaATCTAGAATTCAcatgaatttaatttaattgggGTTTTGAAAAAGTGTGATTGCTGACTTAAATGAGAATATGAatgcatactgtataaaaaaaattaaaaaaaaatagcccaGGTTATCTGAGTAAAAATGGACTGAAAAATATGGACCAGTGTTCAAATAATGATCAAATTAGCTCTTTCACCTGTCCAGGAAACTGTGTGATTCTGGAGAAGACGGGCCTAAGTGGAGTTTTGAGGATGGTCAAAATGGTGGAGATGATGGAGACCACAATGCTGCTGGAATTTGCATCTTTCTGTTCAGTGCTAGCCTCATCATAATGTGTCACAGCTGCCTTCTCTCCTGCATTTGTGGTCTCTCCACCGCTACTCTTTGATGTGTGTGCGGATTCCTTTGCTTCATTTGCTTCGGAGTTTCCCTCGTCCAGTGTTACATCTTGACTTGTGGAGTGTAGTTCAGTAGAATCTGCAGTCGACTCTTCTGTGTTTTCTGTTTGTGCTTCAGTGTGAAGCCTCACTGTGACACCTGCAGACTCCACATCTGCTCCTTCACAGCCTCCAGAGAACAGCTCCTCCACTTCCAGCATTTCCTGCAGTTCCTTCATGCTCACTTGCCGCTGGCCTTCATCATCTGTGGCACTGATGAACCCCACACTGAAGCTGCCTTTCCCTCCCGGGACTGAGCAGCACATGGCAGACCACAGCGGCAGGGTCTGACACCCATCAGCCCCGGTCAGGATGTAGAGATCCCCGCTTAAAGCAAAGCATTGTGGTGAGATAGTGGAGTGGACCAGCGTGGAGACAGTTGAGTCCCAGCGTTGGAGGGGGGAGTCTTCGGGTGAAGATGCAACCTTGCCTCCTCTGAGAAGAGCTGGAATGAAAACTCCATTTTCTTCTACTGCCTGTGTGACACAACAGCAACTGTTTAATTAACTTATGTAGTGATGACATTTAATGAAAGAGGTTTCTGTTTATTTGAGGGAGGTCTTCATTTTATCATAaccagtgtaaaataaaataaaaagaatctggcggcacggtggccgagtggttagcatgttggccacatataGTTGTTAATATTACGTTTTTAATGTTATGTAATTAGGTTTTTGTCTTTCCATGTAGTACTGGCGGTTGCCCTGTGTGTATTTACTGGGGGTGTCACGAAACATCCAACTCACGAGACgtgacgatgcacgagattgggtccatgagaacgagacgagatgagattttaacattcattttatgaaaagtacaatgaaaaaatatgactggatagacttttttttatttaactgaatcacaaaacaataaaggtgcattttgaaatgtttgtcccacaaattgacgctcaaCTATATtcttgttaacattttttgagatcaaataaacactttgaaaggtttttgtttcattttttaaaatgactttttaaggCTTTTAACGCATATTTGTCACatattttaaagcacatttttatgtcaagCTCCAAATGGTACTACTTTTGTAGCATTGAACTTTGAAGGTTTCACTATAGCAAtactaaaaatgtattatagATTTATTTACTGTTTGTATGTATTAGGTGGTTTGGAGTGTTGTACAACTGCACTGTTTTAGAGAGGTGCAGCTGTACACCACTGTAAACttcacctgcaataaaagattttgacagtgtcaatcaaagatGAGCCTTAATAAGATTGATACTATCTCTGTAAAGGCAGACTTTGGGACACAACTCTTGCattgcatttcacattttgtatGTGCACCCAATGTTGTGGTTGAAATAACACatgagatttttaaaaatgtgtatcaGGCTGTGAGGCCTCTCCAAACATCACCCAAGTGACAGTGCGCCTTACCAcaagctcctccccctcctgtcGCGACGTCTCTGTCCATCCGTGGCTGAGACGCAGGGCCGAGCCGACAGCTGtgtcacagtcgggtctgtGGAGAGTGGCAAAGTCATGGCCGCCGGGCAATCTGTGACACAGAGGGCGCAGCGGTATCTGTCCCGCGGAGCCATCTTTGGGAGGCGTCTGTTTGTAGAAGCTGTGGCTGCAGAGGCTGAAGTCTGCCTCCTCTGTGTTGTCCTCAGCTGCCGGTGACAGGCCCCAGCCTTGCACTGGGCCTAGCAAGGCCAGGACCCACACAGCAGCAGTCAGCATAGTGGTGGTGGTGAGCTCAGCAAATCTGCCCACTCTCTCTCACAAAGCCATGCAGTGTGAGAGGGCAATAAACGATTCCTTCCTGTACTCCTCACGCGCTCCTCACTCCCAAAACCATGTTGAAAGTCACTACTACAGGCTCAATCTTGCTTTCATTGACAGCCTCACCCCCCTCTATGTCAGTTCCACCCTCTGACTCtgcctttcttttctttttttttttgctttgcccCTCCCTCTTTATCATCTCCATGGTGACACCTTCTAATGTAGTACACCAACCAAGCTCACACCCTCCGGAAGCTGCCGGTTACCTGAAAGTCCACATTCCCAAACAACAGTCACCCATTTGCCGTCCATTTTTTTGGTAAGTCACATTCTTGGAGGTGTCCACTATTAACAAGTCAAACAGGTGCCTAAAATACACTCAGAGCTCCGTATTTAACAGAAATAGCCTTCCTGAAAGCGTAATCCTGCAGATTTTAAGACAAAACACAGCCTTTTATGGAGCACACTGCATGAATATTACAAACATACTAGTTAGGACACCGCAGCACAGTGTTTACACAATGTTGCAAACACAGCAAAACCTCCTTGGCCCCCTGTGCGCGTGTCAGAtaaaacagacaaacagctTGCAGTATTCAGGGCCTCTCAGACTAGTTAGTAGAAGTGGAATCCAGTCAGACTGCCTTCATGTCACTTAAGACGAGCAAAATGTAAGATTGCTTCTTTGGGCTGCACAGTACAACATGAAATCAGTTTTAGAGGAATTTACGCACAGGCTGCAACATAGTGAGTAGAGAATGAGCTGCAGGGTGTGATCCTGGAGGTGTGGCACGAAAGTGCATAACATTTGTGACACTTTCACTAGAATAAATagtgacacaaacatttttgatAGGTGCAAAAACATGTTCACACTCACAATGAGATGTACAGTTGACCGGCGTCAACATGGTTTGTAAACAATTGAAGCTGCCagactaatatttcaactgacaAATGCACAGGATATTTATTAAATGCATGAAATGATCGATCAAGTTGCCTCAGTGTAAATTGTGCTTTCTTAAAATTGTTGACCACACGATGCAAACAAGCCGTTTTTCTACGTGAGGGTGTTCCAAAGTGATGCTGCATTTCGGCAAAGACACCACAAGAGGGAGCCCTAACTGAACTGGACAAAAAGTATGGAGGACACACGAGAGGAATTTTCATTAATTCATCGGGCTTTCCACTAAATTATAACAAGTTTCCAGTTACAAACTAACCTGCAATTTGAATTTTTTGCCTTCCATTACCATAAATTTACACAGAGTACACAGGTTCAatatcagtgacctctgacctcataaATCACTGCAAACACACTGCTGTAGGTGTCAAGGCCATATGTCCCAATACTTCTGACCACACAGTGTATTTTCACATTCAAAAATTCACTCCAATCCAGTCCGTCCTCTCctcatgcaacacacacacacacgcacacagtcagtcagtcaatctCACTCATTAGGGATGTCAATGACTAGCTCTGCCTCGTCTCCCTCGCCTCTGTCTTCATCTCCTCTGTCGCTGTCGGCATCGCTGTCTCCCTCCTCCTCTGCGGCGTCCCCGCTGAGCATCTGTCTAGGGACCCAGCTGAAAGGCCCACTGGCCGCCGAAGCAGCAGTTGCCGCCGCCGGCCCCGATGGGTAATTAGCTGCCATTGGTGTGACAACCTAACAGGCGGTCAGAGAGAACAAAATGTGTCAGGGAAGACGGAGAGACTCATGACACATGGTGCTTGAAGGTAGGGGATGAATGAATGCTATACACAAAATGAATCACAACAAAGCACagtaaattaaatattaattgccacaatacaataaatgcttaaaaaatacattaattaatattaaataaaattcgATGTCGTTATTCATAAAATTATTTCAAAAAcctgtccatttttttttgtttggtcaTTGTTTCGATTCGGCCCCGCCCACAGATTGGTCCCCAACCACGGCCTGTggttgcatttttgctgtaggtccttaaaacagcagagtgctcctgttataCAAAGGATCTTGGATCCCCTGCAGTTAAACAATTGAGTTGAAGTGTATATACACTGGTGTATATGATAGAAAAACAAAGCTCCGGTATTGTATCGTGTTTcaccctttttttctctctcaccTTCCCCGTAGTGTCTTTCTTGCTTTTGGGCACCTTTGCTTTCCTCTCTTTCTTCACTCGTTCAGCATGTGGAGCCAAATACTCTGGTGGGAAGGGCATCTGCCACCAGTGTAAGCCGCCCAGTatgagcacacatgcacacaattgATAACGGATCAcatgaaaacatgcaaaaaattaaaataaaaggacacaaaaatgaATAATGCAGCAAATGATATTGAATAAACACATACAACATCTTATAGTAATGATAAATAAGAAATATGAGGATGTGGTGACTGGATAAGAAAGAAAAGTGTACACTCACAGTGTTGAGGTAAGGTCCTGAGCCTGAAGACTGCAGGGGGTGAACACCTGGACGGGACAGCAGGGAGAGATGAGGCGACGAGGATGATGACGGTAGGCACATGCCCGGGCTACTTCTtcgcctgaaaaaaaaaaacaaacacaaagcaacaaTCAAAACCACATGAGAGCTTCATTCAGAAACCATCAAATGATTAActctgctgttttcttttttagatgggttagcttctttttacacttgaatgacacTTCAAATTGTTACGTTGGCTGTATATTGGTTTTATGGCAACAGTGTGATCCTGGAATGGATTAAAAGAGGTCGACAAGTGCCCCTAAACATTTGTATTCGCCGACTTACTTCTTTGCTCCCTCTCGTTCTCTATCCCTCTCCCTGAGTACTTCTCCCTCGCTGTTTTCTGAAGAAACGGTTGCATCGGAATCTAAACAATAAGACAACAATCATGACAACACAGTAACAGACTGCTCAACAACTCGCTGCTTGCCATGACTACCTGAGGAGTCTTCATCTACCCTCTCATAGTGCAGCAGCCGGTCCAGAAGGAAGCTGAAATACATCAATAGATGTGTCAGTAAACataagcaaacaaaataaacactatCCATCCATTGTTACCTTTTGTCTCTGGAGACTTTGAGGAGCTTTCTCTGTGCCCTCCTTAGTTCCTCTTGAAAGCATTCGTGTTCCTAAAAAAGGAAGAACTTACAAGTCGTACTCAGTGGCAAAAACACCTATAAGTAAATTGTGCATGTCTTACGTACATAAACGAGAAATTTCAACTTCCGTTTGAGATTTCTGTACTTTCGCTTGTAGTCGACTTCCACGTCCGGTTGACCATTCATTTCTGAAACACATCGCAGGATTTAACAGCGAAACCTCAAGACACGGGAACACTTCTGATTTAACTGGTATATTAGTACTTATTTAATAgacactgtatttaattaacattaCGCTAGCAGCCTGAGAAATACATGGTAAACCAGGCTAAGCTAGCTGAACACGTTAGCTTTTGTTGCTATCTGCCCTAATACATCCCAAAATCTCTACATACATCCCATAATCTGCAGAAAGGCGCTCGGTGTTTGTTTCGAAAACTACGCTGTCGTAAATTCAAAGTAAacacaatatattacttttaaGTAAACCCAAAACATCTTGCTACCTCTTCCTTGAGTCTGTCTTAGCGACATGTTGTTATGTTTACGCCGTTAGCGTAATTACGTCACATACGTCATGGTTGCGCAAAGTGGGCGGGTCTTCCTTTTTCGCCACATGGACACAATAttggatacatactgtatgcacgACCATTTCAGAAACAAAACGGTTTTTTATCcgccttttgaaaaaaattgcaagaaaaaataATCATATATTATAGatgtatacttttttttataataataaaaattatatacatataataatatttttataattatgtGTCATGTCTATTTTTTGTATAATATTTTGATAGTGTCTAATTTGTTTGTATGATAAAAAGTCAATATCATATATAAACATAAAtttgatgaaaaaataaatgtcacttaattattatgcaaattcaaATTAGGCAAATATTACACAttgttttatataataatagcAACATGTGCTTATGTAGcctttatattttaaatgttatcaCAGTGTCTTTTTTATACCTGCCTCATAGTCGACTACACATGGCACAATCACTTGGCAGGACCCAGCAGCATGAATTATTGATGAGGGAGACTTTTTGCAGGGGTGAGTAATCCTGCTTCAATGTAGTGTTAGACCCCGTGTTGTGTGTTCAAGGGGTGATGAGGGCACAGCTACAATAAAACTGCAAGATTGTAAATTGTAAAGGCACAAACTAGAAGCAGGGATGTTGAAAATTCAGATGTACTCCAGAAATGCTGACGGTAGGTTTAGCGACAGTGGCCATTCCTCAGACAGTGCAATGTCACCCAGTGTGCACATCACGCCAAAGAGCCAGGCTCGTCGGCATGGCAACGGGCTCCTGCACACACCCATAGTGACAGTGTCATTTCTAGCTAACACTAAAAACCCACAAAGATGACCTTTTCTCTTCCCACGGTGTGAAATTCACACAtttgaagaaggaaaaaaagtgaGGACTACCGGTGCCATTCCCACTAAAAATGCTGCAGTACGATTTGGGAGCAGCAGGAGCACTGCACTGGCTCCGATCGATGAGGTGCCTTGCAAATTTAAACATGAAACTCAGTATCTTCCCACCATCATTTCACTGCCCTTTGTTTTCCCGAAATAGCCTCTTCCTTGTCTGCTGCCATTAATCACGTGGTGCCAAACACTGAGCCAGAAATGTAAAACCCTCCAGGAAGCTGCTAGCCCCCCTTTACTTTTTAATGGAACATTTTATGACCTTGCTTGATGTTCTGTTATTGATCTGCAGGTGATGATAAGTCGGCCATGTCATCTAAGGTGGACCCTCTCTGTCACTTTCATCGCACtttctctatctatctatctgtcccACAGGGATCACTATTAGGTCTACATAATTAGGACATGCTGGTAGCTATGCTCTTTTTCTTGGGTTTGGCATTAATTTGTCATGTAATTTTTATGTTCTGCCAATCTATCAGTTCAGAGACTTTTCATTAACAGTCATTAGCAGACAAGGGATCACTATTAGGCCCACTGACATTCTATCAATTTGTCTGATATTTTTTTAGGCTCATATCCTTAATTAAACATCAAATAATTTGCAAAAATGCGTTTAAAAGTTACACTTATTCATCTATCTAAACTTTGAGTTAGTTAAGCAACATTGGGTTGTTATGGAATTTGCATTGCAAAGTGTTAAACCTGTTtaaatgggagtgtgaatggttgtttgtctatatgtgcctgtggttgagtgaccagtccagggtgtaccccgcctctcgcagctgggatgggctccggCTTGCCcgtgaccctggtgaggacaagtggtgtagaaaatggatggatggaacttttaAATCAGCCAATAATTTCAAGATGCAGTGTGTTGAAttaata
It contains:
- the ino80e gene encoding INO80 complex subunit E isoform X2; this translates as MNGQPDVEVDYKRKYRNLKRKLKFLVYEHECFQEELRRAQRKLLKVSRDKSFLLDRLLHYERVDEDSSDSDATVSSENSEGEVLRERDREREGAKKRRSSPGMCLPSSSSSPHLSLLSRPGVHPLQSSGSGPYLNTMPFPPEYLAPHAERVKKERKAKVPKSKKDTTGKVVTPMAANYPSGPAAATAASAASGPFSWVPRQMLSGDAAEEEGDSDADSDRGDEDRGEGDEAELVIDIPNE
- the ino80e gene encoding INO80 complex subunit E isoform X3 — protein: MSLRQTQGREMNGQPDVEVDYKRKYRNLKRKLKFLVYEHECFQEELRRAQRKLLKVSRDKSFLLDRLLHYERVDEDSSDSDATVSSENSEGEVLRERDREREGAKKRRSSPGMCLPSSSSSPHLSLLSRPGVHPLQSSGSGPYLNTVVTPMAANYPSGPAAATAASAASGPFSWVPRQMLSGDAAEEEGDSDADSDRGDEDRGEGDEAELVIDIPNE
- the LOC129185692 gene encoding uncharacterized protein LOC129185692, translated to MLTAAVWVLALLGPVQGWGLSPAAEDNTEEADFSLCSHSFYKQTPPKDGSAGQIPLRPLCHRLPGGHDFATLHRPDCDTAVGSALRLSHGWTETSRQEGEELVAVEENGVFIPALLRGGKVASSPEDSPLQRWDSTVSTLVHSTISPQCFALSGDLYILTGADGCQTLPLWSAMCCSVPGGKGSFSVGFISATDDEGQRQVSMKELQEMLEVEELFSGGCEGADVESAGVTVRLHTEAQTENTEESTADSTELHSTSQDVTLDEGNSEANEAKESAHTSKSSGGETTNAGEKAAVTHYDEASTEQKDANSSSIVVSIISTILTILKTPLRPVFSRITQFPGQVTYVLQEDLGVLSALPGDTVSLFYLLTSDLLSWMRWAAEMLFGIGERCVYGIYHCTSSMLGELLNCCYTGVTGMGTLAGDTLGIFGDALDNTWWVTRLFGGRLLERSGGYVGTVTMEMGDQAASVGGGLGKLAWRSGSGVFSVFSVGGSIIFGVVNVVFGAVAEGFGQETATVHTDVV
- the ino80e gene encoding INO80 complex subunit E isoform X1, which produces MSLRQTQGREMNGQPDVEVDYKRKYRNLKRKLKFLVYEHECFQEELRRAQRKLLKVSRDKSFLLDRLLHYERVDEDSSDSDATVSSENSEGEVLRERDREREGAKKRRSSPGMCLPSSSSSPHLSLLSRPGVHPLQSSGSGPYLNTMPFPPEYLAPHAERVKKERKAKVPKSKKDTTGKVVTPMAANYPSGPAAATAASAASGPFSWVPRQMLSGDAAEEEGDSDADSDRGDEDRGEGDEAELVIDIPNE